One window of Brachybacterium ginsengisoli genomic DNA carries:
- a CDS encoding AMP-dependent synthetase/ligase, translated as MKQFTTPLQHESRPDENTTDLLLGRLRANPSVPIFELAAGDGTYTPLSTADFVDEVKQVAKGVMAAGVEPGDVVAILSRTRYEWALLDWAVWWVGGVSVPIYETSSPSQIQWIASDAGARFVVVESTRHKEDVESVRGELPLLERIGVLDDGILDDLKAAGADISDEDLEARRTTRSLNDVATIIYTSGTTGRPKGAELTHANFVDTTRSALNLLGKEVLPPGSRLLMFLPLAHVFARLITVLAASWPVTTAFTADTKNLLPDLAAFRPTFLLAVPRVFEKVYNSAEAKAIAGGRGRIFSAAADTAIAYSTALASGKVPFALKAKHAVFDKLVYGKLRDAMGGRVQWAVSGGAPLGARLSHFFRGIGVTILEGYGLTETTAPISVNVPWDVRPGTVGPPLPGSTVAIDETGEILVKGIMVFAGYRNNPEATAESLQDGWFRTGDLGALDEHGNLTITGRSKEVIVTAGGKNISPAQLEDQLRSHPLVSQCVVIGDQKPFVAAILTLDEEMLSTWLANNGLPEMTVAEAAADDRVRAELQTVVDRANSSVSRAESIRAFEVIDSDFTEENGYLTPSLKLKRNVVVKDLAPVIEKIYSGSRPAS; from the coding sequence ATGAAGCAGTTCACCACGCCTCTCCAGCACGAGAGCCGTCCCGACGAGAACACGACCGACCTCCTGCTGGGCAGGCTCCGTGCGAACCCCTCTGTCCCGATCTTCGAGCTCGCCGCCGGGGACGGCACCTACACGCCCCTGAGCACCGCCGACTTCGTCGACGAGGTCAAGCAGGTCGCGAAGGGGGTCATGGCCGCCGGGGTCGAGCCCGGCGACGTCGTCGCGATCCTCTCCCGCACCCGCTACGAGTGGGCGCTGCTGGACTGGGCGGTCTGGTGGGTCGGCGGGGTGAGCGTGCCGATCTACGAGACCTCCTCCCCGAGCCAGATCCAGTGGATCGCCTCCGACGCCGGCGCACGGTTCGTGGTCGTCGAGTCGACCCGCCACAAGGAGGACGTGGAGTCCGTGCGCGGCGAGCTCCCCCTGCTCGAGCGGATCGGGGTCCTCGACGACGGCATCCTGGACGACCTCAAGGCCGCCGGTGCGGACATCAGCGACGAGGACCTCGAGGCCCGTCGCACCACGCGCTCGCTGAACGACGTCGCCACCATCATCTACACCTCCGGCACCACCGGGCGGCCCAAGGGGGCGGAGCTCACCCACGCCAACTTCGTCGACACCACCCGCAGCGCGCTGAACCTGCTCGGGAAGGAGGTGCTCCCGCCCGGATCGCGCCTGCTCATGTTCCTGCCCCTCGCGCACGTCTTCGCGCGGCTGATCACGGTGCTCGCCGCCAGCTGGCCGGTCACCACCGCGTTCACGGCGGACACGAAGAACCTGCTCCCCGACCTCGCCGCCTTCCGTCCCACCTTCCTGCTGGCAGTGCCCCGGGTGTTCGAGAAGGTGTACAACAGCGCCGAGGCGAAGGCGATCGCCGGGGGCAGGGGCAGGATCTTTTCCGCCGCCGCGGACACCGCGATCGCCTACTCGACCGCGCTGGCATCGGGGAAGGTCCCCTTCGCCCTGAAGGCGAAGCACGCGGTCTTCGACAAGCTGGTCTACGGGAAGCTCCGCGATGCCATGGGCGGTCGTGTGCAGTGGGCCGTCTCCGGCGGCGCCCCGCTCGGCGCTCGCCTCTCGCACTTCTTCCGCGGCATCGGGGTCACGATCCTCGAGGGATACGGCCTCACCGAGACCACCGCGCCGATCAGCGTGAACGTCCCCTGGGACGTCCGCCCCGGGACCGTCGGCCCGCCGCTTCCGGGCAGCACCGTCGCGATCGACGAGACCGGAGAGATCCTGGTCAAGGGCATCATGGTCTTCGCCGGCTATCGCAACAACCCCGAGGCCACCGCCGAGTCCCTGCAGGACGGCTGGTTCCGCACGGGCGATCTGGGGGCTCTCGACGAGCACGGCAACCTCACCATCACCGGGCGCTCCAAGGAGGTCATCGTGACCGCCGGGGGCAAGAACATCTCCCCCGCCCAGCTCGAGGACCAGCTGCGCTCCCACCCGCTGGTCAGCCAGTGCGTGGTCATCGGGGACCAGAAGCCCTTCGTGGCGGCGATCCTCACCCTCGACGAGGAGATGCTGTCCACCTGGCTGGCGAACAACGGCCTGCCGGAGATGACCGTGGCCGAGGCCGCGGCCGACGACCGGGTGCGTGCCGAGCTGCAGACGGTGGTGGACCGGGCGAACAGCTCCGTCTCGCGCGCCGAGTCCATCCGTGCCTTCGAGGTCATCGACTCGGACTTCACCGAGGAGAACGGCTATCTCACCCCGTCGCTCAAGCTCAAGCGCAACGTGGTGGTCAAGGATCTCGCGCCGGTGATCGAGAAGATCTACTCGGGGTCGAGGCCCGCGAGCTGA
- a CDS encoding DEDD exonuclease domain-containing protein, with product MSARRQLSFDDRGTPLAEATLVVVDLETTGTDPRSDAITEIGAVKVRGGEVLGEFRTFVDPQRPIPAYIASLTGITDASVAGAPSIGTVLPMFLDFVGDAALVAHNARFDIGFLSAQAAACEITWPKPQVLDTLALARTVFRRDEVRDHKLSTLARHVGAGITPDHRALSDARATVDVLHAIIERLGAAGASTLEDLGTAHRRATTAQLRKKHLAADVPPVPGVYQFLDQHGAVLYVGTSRNLRTRVRTYFTAAETRRKVLDMLPRAESIRVIECATPTEAGIRELRIIAREKPPSNRHGLHPEKAHWLRLGPGGQGLRAARLARPEDDGSAQIGPLTSRHDVEPLRGLLTDAILGRGTALGGGAEPDLGSGGHRDRIRRAMLEDPTEVLDHAAARLRAHVDAGRYEDAERLRRLVHGYLTAARRASRLRALAAVPLLVAARPSTEAVIGGRGWELLALRHGRFSGTTLVPSGKDPLPFARSLEMTGTGEAELAAPMCQGYHQEAEILLAWLEGEGVRTVLVEGAWQVPARARFDQEHLARRFSRTARGPEA from the coding sequence ATGTCCGCACGCCGCCAGCTGAGCTTCGACGATCGCGGCACCCCGCTCGCGGAGGCGACGCTCGTGGTCGTGGACCTCGAGACCACCGGGACGGATCCCCGCAGCGATGCGATCACCGAGATCGGAGCCGTCAAGGTCCGCGGCGGCGAGGTGCTCGGGGAGTTCCGCACCTTCGTGGATCCCCAGCGCCCCATCCCGGCCTACATCGCCTCACTCACCGGCATCACCGACGCCTCGGTGGCCGGGGCGCCCTCGATCGGCACGGTGCTGCCGATGTTCCTGGACTTCGTCGGGGATGCGGCCCTGGTGGCGCACAACGCCCGCTTCGACATCGGCTTCCTCAGCGCGCAGGCGGCGGCGTGCGAGATCACCTGGCCCAAGCCCCAGGTGCTGGACACCCTCGCCCTGGCGCGCACCGTCTTCCGACGGGACGAGGTCCGCGACCACAAGCTCTCCACCCTGGCCCGGCACGTGGGGGCCGGCATCACCCCGGACCACCGGGCGCTCTCCGACGCCCGCGCGACCGTCGACGTGCTGCACGCGATCATCGAGCGGCTCGGAGCGGCCGGAGCCTCGACCCTCGAGGATCTCGGCACGGCGCACCGCCGGGCCACCACCGCTCAGCTGCGCAAGAAGCACCTCGCCGCCGACGTCCCGCCGGTACCCGGCGTGTACCAGTTCCTCGACCAGCACGGCGCGGTGCTGTACGTGGGGACCTCCCGCAACCTCCGCACCCGGGTGCGCACCTACTTCACGGCCGCCGAGACCCGCCGCAAGGTGCTGGACATGCTCCCTCGTGCGGAGTCGATCCGCGTCATCGAGTGCGCCACCCCCACCGAGGCCGGGATCCGCGAGCTGCGGATCATCGCCCGCGAGAAGCCTCCCTCGAACCGCCACGGCCTCCACCCGGAGAAGGCGCACTGGCTGCGACTGGGACCTGGCGGACAGGGTCTGCGCGCCGCGCGGCTCGCGAGGCCGGAGGACGACGGCTCCGCCCAGATCGGGCCGCTGACCTCGCGGCACGACGTCGAGCCGCTGCGCGGTCTGCTGACCGATGCGATCCTCGGCCGCGGCACGGCGCTCGGGGGCGGGGCGGAGCCCGATCTCGGCTCCGGCGGACACCGGGACCGGATCCGCCGCGCGATGCTCGAGGACCCGACCGAGGTCCTGGACCACGCGGCCGCGCGCCTGCGCGCCCACGTCGACGCCGGACGCTACGAGGACGCCGAGAGGCTGCGCCGCCTCGTGCACGGCTATCTCACGGCGGCGCGGCGCGCCTCACGACTGCGAGCCCTCGCCGCCGTGCCTCTGCTCGTGGCGGCCCGTCCCAGCACCGAGGCGGTGATCGGCGGGCGCGGGTGGGAGCTGCTCGCTCTCCGCCACGGCCGCTTCTCCGGCACGACCCTCGTCCCCTCCGGCAAGGACCCCCTGCCCTTCGCGCGATCCCTCGAGATGACCGGGACCGGGGAGGCCGAGCTCGCGGCCCCGATGTGCCAGGGCTACCACCAGGAGGCGGAGATCCTGCTGGCCTGGCTCGAGGGCGAGGGAGTGCGCACCGTGCTGGTCGAGGGTGCCTGGCAGGTCCCCGCCCGTGCCCGCTTCGACCAGGAGCATCTCGCCCGGCGCTTCTCCCGGACCGCCAGGGGCCCCGAGGCATAG
- a CDS encoding Lrp/AsnC family transcriptional regulator, whose translation MITAIVSIVVEPSRIPEVAQEIVDIEGIEQVYSVTGDVDLIAVARVRAHEDLAQVIAGSLSRVDGVLDTTTNIAFKTYSKRDLDAAFDLGIDG comes from the coding sequence ATGATCACCGCCATCGTCTCGATCGTCGTCGAGCCCAGCCGGATCCCCGAGGTCGCCCAGGAGATCGTGGACATCGAGGGGATCGAGCAGGTCTACTCCGTCACCGGCGACGTGGACCTGATCGCGGTGGCGCGGGTGCGGGCGCACGAGGATCTCGCGCAGGTGATCGCCGGATCGCTGAGCAGGGTCGACGGCGTGCTCGACACCACCACCAACATCGCCTTCAAGACCTACTCGAAGCGCGACCTCGACGCCGCCTTCGACCTCGGCATCGACGGCTGA
- the trpD gene encoding anthranilate phosphoribosyltransferase yields the protein MSENTRTWSRITARLVRGEALDAESAAWAMDEVMSGASSPVQLAGFLVALQAKGVTSTELEALADSMISHARTVDAPRDAVDIVGTGGDLAQTVNISTMASMVIASTGRTVVKHGNRASTSKSGSADVLEALGVRLDLPVPDVEELVGSIGMTFLFAQVFHPSMKFAAEARRGLGIPTVMNILGPITNPARPRASAVGVADPVIAPTVAGVFAARGTSALVFRGQDGLDELTVTAPSDVWEVRGGEIREHVLDPVELLGMERSGHDSLRGGTAEENAQVARDLYAGVRTGRMGPVRDAVLLNAAAGVVAFDGIGEPAADGFAERFTAAYEEVGSALDSGRPAELVERWATASQAVATRQG from the coding sequence ATGAGCGAGAACACTCGGACCTGGTCCCGGATCACCGCGCGACTGGTGCGCGGCGAGGCGCTGGATGCGGAGTCCGCGGCGTGGGCGATGGACGAGGTCATGTCCGGGGCGTCGAGCCCGGTGCAGCTCGCGGGCTTCCTCGTGGCCCTGCAGGCCAAGGGGGTCACGAGCACCGAGCTCGAGGCGCTGGCCGATTCGATGATCTCGCACGCCCGGACGGTCGACGCCCCGCGGGACGCGGTCGACATCGTCGGCACCGGCGGGGACCTGGCGCAGACGGTGAACATCTCGACCATGGCGTCGATGGTGATCGCGTCGACGGGCAGGACCGTCGTCAAGCACGGGAACCGGGCCTCCACCTCGAAGTCGGGCTCGGCGGACGTGCTCGAGGCTCTCGGCGTGCGGCTGGACCTCCCGGTCCCGGACGTCGAGGAGCTGGTGGGCAGCATCGGCATGACATTCCTCTTCGCCCAGGTCTTCCATCCGTCGATGAAGTTCGCCGCGGAGGCGCGGCGCGGTCTGGGCATCCCGACCGTGATGAACATCCTGGGACCGATCACCAATCCGGCCCGGCCGCGCGCCAGCGCCGTCGGGGTCGCGGACCCGGTGATCGCCCCCACGGTCGCCGGCGTCTTCGCCGCGCGGGGGACGAGCGCCCTGGTGTTCCGCGGCCAGGACGGCCTGGACGAGCTCACGGTCACCGCACCCTCCGACGTCTGGGAGGTCCGCGGCGGCGAGATCCGTGAGCACGTGCTGGATCCCGTGGAGCTGCTGGGGATGGAGCGCAGCGGGCACGACTCGCTGCGCGGCGGCACCGCCGAGGAGAACGCCCAGGTGGCCCGCGACCTCTACGCAGGCGTGCGCACGGGTCGCATGGGGCCGGTGCGGGATGCCGTGCTGCTGAACGCCGCCGCCGGCGTGGTCGCCTTCGACGGCATCGGCGAGCCGGCTGCCGACGGCTTCGCCGAGCGCTTCACGGCCGCCTACGAGGAGGTCGGGTCGGCGCTGGACTCCGGCCGGCCGGCTGAGCTCGTGGAGCGCTGGGCCACGGCCTCCCAGGCGGTCGCCACGCGTCAGGGCTGA
- the ctaE gene encoding aa3-type cytochrome oxidase subunit III, whose translation MTTATLTERPSPAAAPAVGRPNPTQIGTLVWLASELMFFGGLFAMFFTLRSMAPDTFADGESHFTHGFALLNTSILVFSSVTCQIGVFVAEGRFPWGAPFPPRKRREGSIFNVAGWGMIEWYTVTFILGAVFVSGQAYEYTELFHHGVTMSSSPFSSVFYLSTGFHGLHVIGGLIAFLMVLMRAYVAEEFTSHEQVSAICISYYWHFVDVVWIVLFFIVYMLDPIMSLGDPSHVIPVTFNWSIF comes from the coding sequence GTGACTACTGCGACCCTGACTGAGCGCCCCTCTCCCGCTGCCGCCCCAGCGGTCGGCCGCCCGAACCCGACGCAGATCGGCACCCTGGTCTGGCTCGCGAGCGAGCTGATGTTCTTCGGTGGCCTGTTCGCGATGTTCTTCACCCTGCGCTCGATGGCGCCGGACACCTTCGCCGACGGCGAGTCTCACTTCACGCACGGCTTCGCCCTGCTGAACACGTCGATCCTGGTCTTCAGCTCGGTCACCTGCCAGATCGGCGTCTTCGTCGCCGAGGGCCGGTTCCCGTGGGGAGCCCCCTTCCCGCCGCGCAAGCGCCGCGAGGGATCGATCTTCAACGTCGCCGGCTGGGGAATGATCGAGTGGTACACGGTCACCTTCATCCTCGGCGCCGTCTTCGTCTCGGGCCAGGCCTACGAGTACACGGAGCTGTTCCACCACGGCGTGACGATGTCGTCCTCGCCGTTCAGCTCGGTCTTCTACCTCTCCACCGGCTTCCACGGCCTCCATGTCATCGGCGGCCTCATCGCCTTCCTGATGGTGCTGATGCGGGCCTACGTCGCGGAGGAGTTCACCTCGCACGAGCAGGTCTCGGCGATCTGCATCTCCTACTACTGGCACTTCGTCGACGTGGTCTGGATCGTGCTGTTCTTCATCGTGTACATGCTCGATCCGATCATGTCCCTCGGCGATCCGAGCCACGTGATCCCGGTGACGTTCAACTGGAGCATCTTCTGA
- the qcrC gene encoding cytochrome bc1 complex diheme cytochrome c subunit — MKALAARRHHPMALLVILLLALVATGGLYAALQPQTAQAEAYTQDDVDAGEALFLANCATCHGRNAEGLTDADGSTIGPSLIGVGAAAVDFQVGTGRMPMQHSGAQAARKPPQMDEEQTRQLAAYVASLGPGPSVPAEEWLATDEGDATKGGEIFRINCAMCHNAAGAGGALTRGKYAPPVVGVEPQHVYEAMETGPQNMPVFNDNNLSPSDKRDVITYLETLEETGSPGGVSLGSLGPVTEGLYAWTIILSLLLGCAVWLGAKAK, encoded by the coding sequence GTGAAGGCTCTCGCCGCACGTCGTCATCACCCGATGGCGCTACTCGTGATCCTGCTGCTCGCGCTCGTCGCGACCGGCGGGCTGTACGCGGCCCTGCAGCCGCAGACGGCACAGGCCGAGGCCTACACGCAGGACGATGTGGACGCCGGTGAGGCGCTCTTCCTCGCCAACTGCGCGACCTGCCACGGCCGGAACGCCGAGGGCCTCACCGACGCCGACGGCAGCACCATCGGACCGTCGCTGATCGGCGTCGGCGCCGCCGCCGTCGACTTCCAGGTGGGCACCGGCCGCATGCCGATGCAGCACTCCGGCGCGCAGGCGGCCCGCAAGCCCCCGCAGATGGACGAGGAGCAGACCCGCCAGCTCGCGGCGTACGTCGCCTCCCTGGGCCCCGGCCCGTCGGTCCCCGCCGAGGAGTGGCTCGCCACCGATGAGGGCGACGCCACCAAGGGCGGAGAGATCTTCCGCATCAACTGCGCCATGTGCCACAACGCCGCCGGTGCCGGCGGCGCGCTGACCCGCGGCAAGTACGCCCCGCCGGTCGTGGGCGTCGAGCCGCAGCACGTCTACGAGGCGATGGAGACCGGGCCGCAGAACATGCCCGTCTTCAACGACAACAACCTCTCCCCCTCCGACAAGCGTGACGTCATCACGTACCTCGAGACCCTCGAGGAGACCGGCTCCCCCGGCGGCGTCTCCCTGGGCTCCCTGGGTCCGGTGACCGAGGGCCTGTACGCGTGGACGATCATCCTGTCCCTGCTGCTGGGCTGTGCAGTCTGGCTGGGGGCGAAGGCCAAGTGA
- the qcrA gene encoding cytochrome bc1 complex Rieske iron-sulfur subunit, producing MNTNLDGSSPARGVSAVAPKEGGGFPNPGLPPHVHRQADISKAAEKRAERVVASMFLLSVIGSVIFIAAYFVVTPTGRNIFAEPESTSALWWSNLITGLGLAIAVFFIGAAAVHWAKTLMPDEEMVEERHDIRSSDETRDAAVGIITDGLEESGIARRPLIVTAMVASFVALPIAVLAPLSTLGPLPGNKLHHTFWGHNPGQRLARDHDGTPIKLSDVAMNSIFHVMPEGLTHETPHHLEERAKAAAVIVRIDPSLSKNEESAAMGVQGVLAFSKICTHVGCPVALYEQQTHHMLCPCHQSTFDVTDGAKVIFGPAHRPLPQLPIEVDDEGYLIAPGDFTEPIGPSFWNIHKDKPMSDTPKDK from the coding sequence ATGAACACCAACCTCGACGGCAGCTCCCCCGCCCGCGGCGTCAGCGCGGTCGCCCCCAAGGAGGGCGGCGGCTTCCCGAACCCCGGTCTGCCCCCTCACGTCCATCGCCAGGCGGACATCTCCAAGGCCGCCGAGAAGCGCGCCGAGCGAGTCGTCGCCTCGATGTTCCTCCTCAGCGTCATCGGCTCCGTGATCTTCATCGCGGCCTACTTCGTGGTGACCCCGACGGGCCGCAACATCTTCGCCGAGCCGGAGTCGACCAGCGCCCTGTGGTGGTCCAACCTCATCACCGGCCTCGGCCTGGCGATCGCGGTCTTCTTCATCGGTGCCGCGGCGGTGCACTGGGCCAAGACGCTCATGCCCGACGAGGAGATGGTCGAGGAGCGGCACGACATCCGCAGCTCCGACGAGACCCGCGACGCCGCGGTCGGCATCATCACCGACGGCCTGGAGGAGTCGGGCATCGCCCGTCGTCCCCTGATCGTCACCGCGATGGTGGCCTCCTTCGTGGCGCTGCCGATCGCGGTCCTCGCTCCGCTGTCGACCCTCGGCCCGCTGCCGGGCAACAAGCTCCACCACACCTTCTGGGGCCACAACCCCGGCCAGCGCCTCGCCCGGGATCACGACGGCACGCCGATCAAGCTCTCCGACGTCGCGATGAACTCGATCTTCCACGTCATGCCCGAGGGCCTGACCCACGAGACGCCTCACCACCTCGAGGAGCGCGCCAAGGCCGCTGCGGTGATCGTGCGCATCGACCCCTCGCTCTCCAAGAACGAGGAGAGCGCCGCGATGGGCGTCCAGGGCGTCCTGGCCTTCTCGAAGATCTGCACCCACGTGGGCTGCCCGGTGGCGCTCTACGAGCAGCAGACGCACCACATGCTCTGCCCGTGCCACCAGTCCACCTTCGACGTCACCGACGGTGCCAAGGTGATCTTCGGCCCGGCGCACCGTCCGCTCCCCCAGCTGCCGATCGAGGTGGACGACGAGGGCTACCTCATCGCCCCCGGCGACTTCACCGAGCCGATCGGGCCCAGCTTCTGGAACATCCACAAGGACAAGCCCATGTCCGACACGCCCAAGGACAAGTGA
- the qcrB gene encoding cytochrome bc1 complex cytochrome b subunit translates to MTTTTPSTRAAAADGESSRVYKLGAVGGDWLDQRLAGGGFVKFIARKIFPDHWSFMFGEVALYSFVILLISGTFLTMFFDPSMEEVVYNGPYEAMQGITMSRAFESTLEISFELRGGLLFRQMHHWSALVFMVAIFVHMFRVFFTGAFRKPRELNWVVGFTLMVLGMAAGFSGYSLPDDVLSGNGLRVIDGLMKALPIVGTYLSMLLFGGEFPGTDIIPRLFTIHILLIPAMILGLIGIHLVLLVLHKHTQYPGPGRTERNVVGFPVFPVYAAKAGGFFFLVFGIITLISATTSINAVWVYGPYDPSPVSAGSQPDWYMLWTDGGLRLIPGWEFTVFGYVISLNMLIPFAVYGGLLATLALYPFLEAWVTGDDREHHLNDLPYNAPVRTGLGVAWITVYLILALAATNDLIAIALQLSINDLTWAFRIGIFVAPVLTFFITKRLCLSMQRHRRDEALHGHETSRVVRTATGEMLEIHAPLSDHDRWVLVQHDDYRPLTAGKGVSALRAKATSFFFKDRIEPVTPAELRAALEHAGHEKHIIDEATGGDYRTPAEKMVH, encoded by the coding sequence GTGACGACCACGACTCCCAGCACCCGAGCGGCTGCTGCCGACGGGGAGAGCTCCCGCGTCTACAAGCTCGGCGCAGTGGGCGGCGACTGGCTCGACCAGCGCCTCGCCGGCGGCGGCTTCGTCAAGTTCATCGCCCGCAAGATCTTCCCGGACCACTGGTCCTTCATGTTCGGCGAGGTCGCGCTCTACAGCTTCGTGATCCTGCTGATCTCGGGCACCTTCCTGACGATGTTCTTCGACCCCTCCATGGAGGAGGTCGTCTACAACGGCCCGTACGAGGCGATGCAGGGCATCACGATGTCCCGTGCGTTCGAGTCGACGCTGGAGATCTCCTTCGAGCTCCGCGGCGGTCTGCTGTTCCGTCAGATGCACCACTGGTCCGCGCTCGTGTTCATGGTCGCGATCTTCGTGCACATGTTCCGCGTGTTCTTCACCGGTGCGTTCCGCAAGCCCCGCGAGCTCAACTGGGTCGTCGGCTTCACGCTGATGGTCCTGGGCATGGCGGCCGGCTTCTCCGGCTACTCCCTCCCGGACGACGTCCTCTCCGGCAATGGCCTGCGCGTGATCGACGGCCTGATGAAGGCGCTGCCGATCGTCGGCACCTACCTGTCGATGCTGCTGTTCGGCGGCGAGTTCCCCGGCACGGACATCATCCCGCGCCTGTTCACGATCCACATCCTGCTCATCCCCGCGATGATCCTGGGCCTGATCGGCATCCACCTGGTGCTGCTGGTGCTGCACAAGCACACGCAGTACCCCGGCCCGGGCCGCACCGAGCGCAACGTCGTCGGCTTCCCGGTCTTCCCGGTGTACGCCGCCAAGGCCGGTGGCTTCTTCTTCCTGGTCTTCGGCATCATCACGCTGATCTCCGCCACCACGTCGATCAACGCGGTGTGGGTCTACGGCCCGTACGACCCCTCCCCCGTCTCGGCCGGTTCGCAGCCGGACTGGTACATGCTCTGGACCGACGGCGGCCTCCGCCTCATCCCGGGCTGGGAGTTCACGGTCTTCGGCTATGTCATCTCGCTGAACATGCTGATTCCCTTCGCCGTCTACGGCGGCCTGCTCGCCACCCTCGCGCTGTACCCGTTCCTCGAGGCATGGGTGACCGGCGACGACCGGGAGCACCACCTCAACGACCTCCCGTACAACGCCCCGGTGCGCACGGGTCTCGGCGTCGCCTGGATCACGGTCTACCTGATCCTCGCCCTCGCCGCGACGAACGACCTCATAGCGATCGCGCTGCAGCTCTCGATCAACGACCTCACATGGGCGTTCCGGATCGGCATCTTCGTGGCTCCGGTCCTGACCTTCTTCATCACGAAGAGGCTGTGTCTGTCGATGCAGCGCCACAGGCGGGACGAGGCCCTGCACGGTCACGAGACCTCGCGAGTGGTCCGCACCGCCACCGGTGAGATGCTCGAGATCCACGCCCCGCTCAGCGATCACGACCGCTGGGTGCTGGTGCAGCACGACGACTACCGTCCGCTCACCGCCGGCAAGGGCGTCTCCGCCCTGCGCGCCAAGGCGACCAGCTTCTTCTTCAAGGACCGCATCGAGCCGGTCACGCCCGCCGAGCTGCGCGCAGCGCTCGAGCACGCCGGGCACGAGAAGCACATCATCGACGAGGCCACCGGTGGGGACTACCGCACCCCGGCCGAGAAGATGGTGCACTGA
- the ctaF gene encoding aa3-type cytochrome oxidase subunit IV, with protein MRATAKIFWILGVFFLIVAIAYGFITGRYEPLGVETVGFPAMLALAALGLMIAMVLSLTARKHEIEAMDDLDGEVAAEAGVQGSFSPYSWAPLWAAVGAALCFLGVAAGWWIFAFGVIFAIYGVLSWVLEYSTGQHAH; from the coding sequence ATGAGAGCAACTGCAAAGATCTTCTGGATCCTGGGAGTCTTCTTCCTGATCGTCGCCATCGCGTACGGCTTCATCACCGGTCGCTATGAGCCGCTCGGCGTCGAGACCGTCGGCTTCCCGGCGATGCTGGCGCTCGCGGCCCTCGGCCTCATGATCGCCATGGTGCTGTCCCTGACCGCGCGCAAGCACGAGATCGAAGCCATGGACGACCTGGACGGAGAGGTCGCCGCGGAGGCGGGCGTCCAGGGCAGCTTCTCGCCGTACAGCTGGGCGCCGCTGTGGGCGGCCGTCGGCGCGGCGCTGTGCTTCCTCGGTGTCGCCGCCGGATGGTGGATCTTCGCCTTCGGCGTCATCTTCGCCATCTACGGCGTGCTCTCCTGGGTCCTGGAGTATTCCACCGGCCAGCACGCCCACTGA